A region from the Streptomyces tsukubensis genome encodes:
- a CDS encoding SDR family NAD(P)-dependent oxidoreductase, with translation MSSGTGTDAGTGTDAGTDTGGGAGGGKLAGRTVLITGAARGQGEAEARLFAAEGARVVLGDILDEQGAAVAADLGEKTAVYVRLDVSREEDWAAAVATAKDRFGRIDGLVNNAGVSRFNRLVRTPAAEFQEITQVNQVGVFLGIKAVAPEIEAAGGGTIVNIASYAGMTGMAYLGAYTASKHAVIGLTRVAALELAAKGIRVNAVCPGAVDTPMTDPTVLNPRADPEEARESAAALYRKLVPLGRAGRPEEIARLVLFLSCEDSSYITGQPIVIDGGWLAGVTAV, from the coding sequence ATGAGCAGCGGTACGGGTACGGACGCGGGTACGGGTACGGACGCGGGTACGGATACGGGCGGGGGCGCGGGCGGCGGGAAGCTGGCCGGGCGGACCGTGCTGATCACGGGGGCCGCGCGCGGACAGGGCGAGGCGGAAGCCCGGCTTTTCGCCGCCGAGGGCGCCCGGGTCGTCCTCGGGGACATCCTCGACGAGCAGGGCGCGGCCGTCGCCGCCGACCTGGGCGAGAAGACCGCGGTCTACGTCCGGCTCGACGTGAGCCGGGAGGAGGACTGGGCGGCCGCCGTCGCCACCGCCAAGGACCGGTTCGGGCGGATCGACGGACTGGTCAACAACGCGGGCGTATCGCGCTTCAACCGACTGGTCCGCACCCCGGCGGCCGAGTTCCAGGAGATCACCCAGGTCAACCAGGTCGGGGTCTTCCTCGGCATCAAGGCCGTGGCGCCCGAGATCGAGGCGGCCGGCGGCGGCACGATCGTCAACATCGCCTCGTACGCGGGTATGACGGGCATGGCATATCTGGGCGCGTACACCGCCTCCAAGCACGCGGTGATCGGGCTGACCCGGGTCGCGGCACTGGAACTGGCGGCCAAGGGTATCCGGGTGAACGCGGTCTGCCCGGGGGCGGTGGACACCCCGATGACCGACCCGACCGTGCTCAACCCGCGCGCCGATCCCGAGGAGGCCCGTGAGTCGGCCGCGGCGCTCTACCGCAAGCTGGTGCCGCTGGGCCGGGCCGGGCGGCCGGAGGAGATCGCCCGGCTGGTGCTCTTCCTGAGCTGCGAGGACTCCTCGTACATCACCGGGCAGCCGATCGTCATCGACGGGGGCTGGCTGGCCGGGGTCACCGCGGTCTGA
- a CDS encoding LLM class F420-dependent oxidoreductase: MPARTLPTLPRGLLSYGMQLPVQSQSTLYAEPWEDRAGAEELVEVARTADRTGFAYIAVCDHIAVPRRLAAAMSTVWYDPVATLSFLAAATRRVRLLSHVAVAGLRHPLITAKQYATLDHLSGGRLVLGVGAGHVREEFEAVGADFDGRGRVLDETIDALRAALGAEEFPEHRGELFAFSGLGQRPRPAQEHVPLWVGGSSPAAVRRAALKGDGWLPQGDPRAELPAKIARLRRLREAAGIEAPAEIGAIAEPLYVGEPGWPVGRRTLSGKPEELAESLRAYADMGVTQIQVRFRSRSCRELTDQMAAFAAEVAPQLNP, from the coding sequence ATGCCTGCGCGGACCCTGCCCACCCTGCCCCGAGGACTGCTCTCGTACGGGATGCAGCTTCCCGTCCAGTCCCAGAGCACCCTGTACGCCGAGCCGTGGGAGGACCGCGCCGGGGCCGAGGAGCTCGTCGAGGTCGCCCGTACCGCCGATCGCACCGGCTTCGCCTATATCGCCGTCTGCGACCACATCGCTGTCCCGCGGCGGCTCGCCGCTGCCATGTCGACCGTCTGGTACGACCCCGTCGCCACGCTCTCCTTCCTGGCCGCCGCCACCCGCCGGGTCCGGCTGCTCAGCCATGTCGCGGTGGCCGGGCTGCGCCATCCGCTGATCACCGCCAAGCAGTACGCCACCCTGGACCACCTCTCCGGCGGACGGCTGGTCCTCGGGGTCGGGGCCGGGCACGTCCGGGAGGAGTTCGAGGCGGTCGGCGCCGACTTCGACGGGCGCGGACGGGTGCTCGACGAGACGATCGACGCCCTGCGCGCGGCCCTGGGGGCCGAGGAGTTCCCGGAGCACCGGGGTGAACTGTTCGCCTTCTCCGGGCTCGGCCAGCGTCCCCGGCCCGCCCAGGAGCACGTACCGCTCTGGGTCGGCGGCTCATCGCCCGCCGCCGTGCGCCGGGCCGCGCTCAAGGGCGACGGCTGGCTGCCGCAGGGCGACCCCCGCGCCGAACTGCCCGCGAAGATCGCCCGGCTGCGGCGGCTGCGGGAGGCGGCCGGTATCGAAGCGCCCGCCGAGATCGGCGCCATCGCGGAACCGCTGTACGTGGGCGAGCCCGGTTGGCCGGTGGGGCGGCGGACCCTGAGCGGGAAGCCGGAGGAGCTCGCGGAATCGCTGCGCGCCTACGCCGATATGGGCGTGACGCAGATACAGGTCCGGTTCCGCAGCCGTAGCTGCCGTGAGCTGACCGACCAGATGGCCGCCTTCGCCGCCGAGGTCGCCCCGCAGCTGAACCCTTGA